CCTTGCCGTGCAATTCGCTGTCGCGTCGCTTCGCCGTCTCCAGCCAACGCTCGTAGCCGCGCCGAGCCTGTTCCGCGTATGCACCTTCGAAGTAGGGCTCAAACCTGGCGAGCATGCTCGGCTGCAGCGCCTCCGCCACGCTGACAGGCTGGTCGGTTGTGACTGTGGGCCATTCATATTTGAGGTCCTTTAGGACATCTTCACGAAACGCCACCAGAATTGCGCGCGGCCTCAGTTGAGGGGTTCCGAAGTCACTGGCCTCAAGTACATCCCATTCGCAGACCTTGTACCCCATGCCCGGCTCGGTGCGCATGCTGCCGTCCTGGTCCCGGTACCGGCCGCCTTGCAGCATCGCTTCGATCCAGTCCCGGTAGTCAGCAAACTTCGGATCTTTGATGCCCCGGACGTTTTCGATCATTACTGCGCGAGGTTTTAGCTGATCCACCAACTCAAGCATGCGGGGAAACAGGTCACGTTCGTCGTCCCGCCCCAGCTGCTTGCCGGCATGAGAGAACGGAGGACAAGGAACCCCGCCAGCTAGCAGGTCCAGGTCGCGTTCCTTCAGCCCAAGGCCTGCCTTGGTCAAATCCCGGTATGGCTCGAAGTCCTTGACGTCCTTCAGCAGAACGTCACAGTTCTTCGACTCCCAGGACCAACTGCCCTGCGACTCGAGATTCGCAACGAGCGTCGCGTGTGCGTGTGGATCCAGTTCAACCAACGCCAGGTGCCCGAACCCCGCCCGGTGCAGCCCGATGGCCTGGCCTCCTGCGCCAGCGCAGATCTCGATCGACGTGAACTCCCGCCCAGTACTACTGGTCATGCACCCTCCTTCCATATGTGCTCCGCCGACGCCACACGGCACCAGCAACTACAGAGGGTGACACTCCCCACTGACAACAAGACAACCGCAAGTCTGCGCCATGGCGGCCGTCTCGACTGACGCCACCCGCGGACCCACGGACACTCATACGATATGGCCTGTGGCGAGAACCCCTTGGACCAGGGACGAACTGCTGCTGGCCTGCGCCCTCGTGATGGAGAACGACTGGCGTGAGCTCCGGCAGCACGACGTCCGCACACTCGAGCTTTCCGATCTTCTGCGTTCGCTTCCGCTCCACTCGGCCGTGGACAGAGCTGACCCCAGATTCCGCTCGCCGAACAGCGTCAGCAGGAAGACCACAGACATCGCCACAGCCGTGCCGGGCTATACCGGTGCGCGGACGAAGGGCGGAGAGCTCACCCGCCAAGTGGTGCAGG
This is a stretch of genomic DNA from Streptomyces sp. NA04227. It encodes these proteins:
- a CDS encoding DNA cytosine methyltransferase; translated protein: MTSSTGREFTSIEICAGAGGQAIGLHRAGFGHLALVELDPHAHATLVANLESQGSWSWESKNCDVLLKDVKDFEPYRDLTKAGLGLKERDLDLLAGGVPCPPFSHAGKQLGRDDERDLFPRMLELVDQLKPRAVMIENVRGIKDPKFADYRDWIEAMLQGGRYRDQDGSMRTEPGMGYKVCEWDVLEASDFGTPQLRPRAILVAFREDVLKDLKYEWPTVTTDQPVSVAEALQPSMLARFEPYFEGAYAEQARRGYERWLETAKRRDSELHGKGGGVAPTLVGGSKKHGGADLGPSRAKAAWKHLGISGMGVANDPDVCAKKETEGRDLFGEDGPMLTVAQAAIIQGFPSDWVFSGGKTARYRQVGNAFPPPVAEAVGQSIAEVLRAHRELGREPA